The Oxyura jamaicensis isolate SHBP4307 breed ruddy duck chromosome 5, BPBGC_Ojam_1.0, whole genome shotgun sequence region agatgaACGAGATTAAGACCCAGTTCACCACCCGGGAGGGGCTGTACAAGCTGCTGAGCCACTCGGAGTACAGCCGGCCCAACCGGGTGCCCTTCAACTCTCAGGGCTCCAACCCGGTGCGCGTTTCCTTCGTCAACGTCAACGACCAGAGCGGCAACGGGGACCGGCTCTGCTTCAATGTGGGCCGGGAGCTCTACTTCTACATCTACAAGGGGGTCCGCAAGGTACCGGGCGGCGCCGGGGGAGGCTGacggggggctccgggggtccccgggggctgcgggggctgtgtcgggggcggggggcagcgggcgcCGCTGCTTCGGGCCCCCGGGGAGCTCCGGGGCCGGCAGCTCCGCGGGTGCTTTACCCGGTGCTGAGGTGGGGCTGTGAGGCTcagggtgtggggctggggctgaggggggtTCGTGTTGGCTGTGTGCGGGTGGGGTTGTCATATTCG contains the following coding sequences:
- the WDR20 gene encoding WD repeat-containing protein 20 isoform X4 produces the protein MLLSKMAAEGGGKEMNEIKTQFTTREGLYKLLSHSEYSRPNRVPFNSQGSNPVRVSFVNVNDQSGNGDRLCFNVGRELYFYIYKGVRKGLLSSQNQANSPSGTVV